CAAATAATACTTCGTCGATCAGTACCGCACCCTACAGTATGTAGTACAAAAATTTCAcacaataaatattttgaacatttttatttgtcaaacaGCTGAACACCGCCGCTTTTTCGAGCAGAAAAATTAACTTACTCTTGAGAAAAACAAAGACCATGGAATAGATACAACAAAATACATAGAGTAGAGTAATAAGCTACACAAAACACAAGGCAACCACAACTTCACCATCCAAAGTATAAAATTTGGGTTTAGAGGCAAaggaaactaattaattaattaattaattgatataatAAATGCTTGACGATGTGTTAACGATGGCCAAAAAGGCATAAACCTAACCTGATGTTTCATAGTGCCGTCCACAAGTAAAATAACTCTTTTATTAAACATTACATAATAggattcatttttatttatgcacATTAAATGAACCCATCATTGtcatagttaattttttttcgcatttatgTATAACTTCTTGGGGTGGTGAACTTATTTGAGCCGTTACCTATTTTTATTGGGAGATTATACTTTTCTTCAACTTGTAACACATAAACAGTCTCCAATtatttaattgtttttttttttNGGTGGCCACTTCATATTGCATAAATAAAAGTGATATATGAAGTGTCAACTTGTAAGTAACACATGGAAATAGTCAGTTTCTTGTAGTTAATTGAAGGGCTAATGTAGATTTGGTCCTAAGTTTTGAtgcatatttttcaattttagttttatgagtttttatttatatatgcaaTAGTTAGATCTTTCTGTTAGTTTGTTgtctgaaaataataataataataataaaatactatatgagCGCTATTATTAGTGTTGGCGGAGGTTAAGTTGGACCAAATCACAGTCGATATCTATAGGGACTTTGTTTATACGATTTCAGTAAATTCGCAGTTCAAGTTTTTCAAATTATGGTTAGCACCGATAATCCAACGAGTAATATCAGAACAGGTCATGAGCTCGATGCTGAGAGGAAGGGGATTGTTGGAATTGATTGTCTCCTCCTTTCtcacagctcgagcttttagtATTACGGTTAACGCattttgttaaaattgaaataagaGGACAGTAAACTCACCAAACTTTAGATTGAGATGGAAATTTTGCGGGTCCGAGTCAGATACAAAATTGTTATGATTGAAACTCCGCAGATGAAATCGAAACCtttattaaggaaaaaaaaaatagaaaggaaagaaaagtttAGAAAGGAATGGTGGAAAATctcccaacttttttttttttcactttgaacTTTTGCTTTCCAATATTAAGATGCCCTTTGCCTAAACACACTTCAACTTTTATGAAAACCCTCTTTAACCCTGAGTAGTTCCCATGTGCACCCACCATTCAAATGCAACTTTGGAACctttgttattatttatataataataataataattaatttctcaCTACCCCACACATGTTTGTTAGGTTGTACTCTATCAGAGAAACCCTATTAATTAGTGATTCCTACAGTGTATATAACACATTGTTGAACCCATTTTATGTCATTAGGTTCAACAAATACTCCTCCCCCTAttaaatttttctcaaaatttggtAGCTCATCCCTCCTATAATTAGGAGCTCTTTACAACCTGTCCTGTAAATACaaaattgcttttttttaattgtgagtCCTTTCAAAGTTGATCACCTACTTTGCCTTTAATACAACAAGTGCTTcttctttatctctctcttgtttaATTAGATTCCAAAAAGTGGACATACATTTGTTATTCTTAAGCTAATGATGCTTTGTGTGCTCTTATGAAGCTTCTGCTTGAAGCAACCTAGTTTCTTCTAACTTGTACAAGTTAGTTAAATTCTAATTAACAAGTCTTATCCAACATGTGAATGTACTATTGCCTATCAAATATTTCTCCCCTTTTTTTCAAAGATTCATTAATGTGACGAAATTAAGGTATCCGGTAACAGGCGTGTCCTAGCGTGATTAACATGTCGTATCTGGTTAATTTACCACTATTTAGAGTCTTTAGACTAGCCAGCGTAGCTCAAAAGAAATCGTCGTAAAATGTAACAGTTATTGTGTATCAACATTAATCGCGACCGATACCTAATTAAAAAAGGCTTAGTATGCTGTTTCTTTAAAACCTAAACTAAGGCAAGACCTAAAGTCATACTAAAATTGATTGATACATGTAGAATTTGGCATAAAGTGGGAGTTATTTTTGCCCGTTAAGTTTGGATTATCCTTGAAGGTTACATCATTGCTAAGTTATCGTCTGCATCGAACGATAAATATTCGATCCAAATCATCTCCGCACCGCCCAAATTGTCGCCCATTTGTTATGCTAATGTAGTTTTCAATGTCCTAATCATGGGGACTATTCCTAGCTTTTCTTTCATCAAATAAGCAAATTTAGAGGGGACAATTTTCACCCAAGAATCAGATCATAAAATAAGTAGAATCttattaagaaaagaaaagtcaaAGTACACACAACATCATGAACTTGTCCTCTATGAAATGAAATATTGCCTACTCAATTAATTGGAGAATGGAACTTAAAGCATGAGTACATGTAATCTCTCAAAGCTTTTACATTTGGCATGTTAATTGTGGATGAGTAAgcagggggggggggggacgcAAACTTCGCTTCAAGGGTTTTGGGCCATTCACAAGGGATTCTTTTATTTGACTAAGTCAAAAACCCTAACTCAACAATAAAACACATCAAAATCACAGGTCCTAATCAGATGTGATGCCCCTCTCTCCCCTTGTCAAAGCAAAATCTATGCAATATATTCTTGACCAAGATGGGCATAAATTTAAGGGACCCATTTGCCTTTGACCATTCTCTCTCAATGACCCTCATACCTTTAGCTaccccttttcttcttttttttttttttttttttttttaaacaaagaaagaaggaaaCGTTAAAACAAAAGGGTTTGTAAGCATCTCTATCACAAGccatatatttttacaattatatcTACGCCTTTAATTAtattcacccattagattatactatttaaccaactaatcactcaaccttagggggtcaacatcattctaaccgtatatcctttaatccaaaggccaaaaacttataagtatcaatgacttggtacttttaaaagtatagaagctcaattttatatatatatatatatatatcgtaggattattgtgctattaggagtacagcagCTCTTGTGCTCCTAATTTTTTAATCACCTATTGAGTTTGataggtggttagaatgagagaaaaaagatatattggagagaaattcaaaaagaagagaaatcgAGACATCCAatttctccccaatatctcttctctctctcactctaatcacccatcaaaattgatgggtGATTAAAAAGTTATGAGCACAAAGACGGTTGTACTCctaatagtatagtaatcttgctctctctctctctctctctctctctatatatatatatatatatatatatatatgctttaagCCACTGCCCCCTTTTATGCCCTTTTTTTCACAGCATTGGATTCTCCTTTGTGCTTACAAAAGCCACACCTTTGTAATTTGATTCCCAGTTATGGGGGGTGAGGATTCTGAGTTGCTGCTAAGCTACAAGAGGACTAAATTtctcaaagaagaaaaaaaggaagaagaaagcaCACACATTAGTGATGTGATAGAAATCTTAGAAGATAAAAAGTATAATTGATAagtcaattttaaaatatcaaatttataagttatttgAATAATAAATTGTAACGTGTAGAATACTGATTTATCAATTGTCTTTTGTTCAGTATATTTCAAATACAGCTCTATGCCATTGTGTGAGCACTTATATTGCatctaattatattttgaactttttaactCGGACAATAACAAATATTACTTTGGCAATATGAGTTCTCATATAAAAACATTCCCAAAGAAGTGACAAAGCTTTACACTAATGCTTAATACTTAAATTGGCATTTATTCTCTAAAAACTAGTTTAGATATGGAAATAGtccacaaaagagaaaaagactcaaaaaagttaaattttttttcactcttcACTTCCCTACTTCCTATGAGTTGTTTACATTAGTCTTTTGTGCAGAATATGCCaagaagataaatatttttttttttaaaaaagacaaCAATGTAATTGAGAACATTGGctttcattaagaaaaaaaacatctttGCAAGATTAGCCATCAAATTCAGCTTGCAGCATAGGGCTCTCTTGTACCTAACATGTAAGTAAAAAAGAACTTGTACAAGAAGATTAAAAGAGGTTACAGTTCCTAAAGCTCAGAGTTATTTATGTTGGATTTTCCGAAAGATCAAAGGCGGGGCGGGGAGGCTCAACCGCGACGGGTACAGTAAAGCAGAAGGTCCAGCTTTCTCTCCTCCTCACGGAGCTGAACGATTACAACTGCTACTCGTCTCCTCTCCGTTGGCAGATTCATCAGAAAGATCCGTGACGCAGCTCGAGTCCGACGAGGATGATGAAGGCGAGGGCGGATTCGAAGGGTGTTCTCGCCGCCTCATTAAACCTATGAAGACCGCTGGGTTAACTGGAGTCTGCTGCTCTTCGATCTCGACTTCCGTCGTGGTGGCTCTCTTCTTCTTAAAAATGCGACAGAGCACCCATCCGTTGGTCGACACCGCGGGATTCTGCATTACAAAGAAGTACAACTTCAGTAAGATATTTGTGATATTCATGATTGTTCTCTATCCTCTTCATCCACAACGATCGATATGTAACAGCAAGCCTACAATGATGAGAGCTAGTCGATATATCCAATCTTAGATCAAAAGGAATCCATTCGAACAGCAAAGAAGCTAAGAGGATTACAGATACAAGATCCAATTATGTCGAAAGAGTCCGTTACTGGGCATCATCTGTAGAACCTCTAAACTCTTCCTGAATGagcatctttttcttctttaaatgaataaatGCGACAAAATCGATGCAAAAAAGTTTCTAACTTTTATTACCAAAAAACAAGAAGCCGATATATAGATTGCAAACAATTCACCATCCAGCAGCCCATTGAATCACATAGATACATACACAAGTTGAAAGAAATATAAGTACATGAAATCATAACCAAGTGGAGGGCCAAAGAGCGCGGCTAAATTTGTTCTTCTTAACCTGATTTATCAAGCTAGGGCATAAGAAACAGCAGTAATTGAGCTCCTGAGATGTCGAAGAACACTAAAAATGGAAATTAGCTCACATGGGATTCGGGTCCGGAGAGGCGATACTCGTGCATGATCCAATCGGTTTTCGTACCCCTCGGGGGCCTTCCTTGGTAGAACACAAGGAACTTCTTCATCCCCACTACTTGGTTGAACCTACCACCAACTATTTGCCTATCTTTCCCTGTCGCCTTCCAATACCCGGACACCGTCGCCCTGTTCGATCGAATACCGTTTGGGTATTTCGCCTCTACTCGGTTGAAGAAGTATCTCTCATCTTCGCCCCCACCTTTAACACAAAAGTAGGAAATTTTGGTTCAATTTTCTGTAAGAGGTATTGATACTTTTGCATAACTTTTGTTCCACATGTATGTAATAAAAGAATCAATCTTGCTATATACTGTTTAGTAGTTCATGTTCGTAATCTCCATCAAAATTTTTACTAGGCACAATTTTTCTCAATTAAATGCTACATGGGTATTAACAGGATTCAAATCACATAGCATGCTAAACAACCAATTTCCCCAAAAGCTAAAGAAAATCCTTAACTTTTactaaaatcattttttttagttcaaaaaaaatatccctAAAAGCTAAAGTTTACTTTAAAAACACTTTGACCCTAAACTCAAACAATCATATTGCATGCACCATGATGTTCAAAAattgctccttttttttctctttttttttttttctttttgttgctgAGAAAGAGATAAACAGCAAACAAGAACCAATTTTTATGCAGTAAAATCGaaaatttgttcaaattaatctaaaaaaaaaaagaggctaaaATTACTAACCAGGTAACACCCAAGGATCGAACTTGGAGAGATCGACCTCGGGTATGATGGCGGCGGGTAATGGCCACGAAAGAACCTTCCTTTTTAGGTACTGCAACACCAACTCCTCGTCCGTGGGGTGGAATCGAAACCCTGGGGGGAGCCTCACCACCCCTCCTCCCCCATGCCGCACCACGCTCTGCTTCTCCATTAACGGCCCCCCAACACACACAGAAGAAGAAGCTCCTCAAACCCTAGCTGGCCCCTCAAATCTCTGCGCCGAGGGAGATGCGGGAGCAGGGTTTACACCGGTTACGGGTCGAAATGGGTGGGAGTGTGGGACTAAAAGAACCCATATGCCATTTTCCGAGGTGGAGCGAGGAGAGAGAGgcgtaagagagagagaaagggaagagagagagagagagagagaaggggggttATGAGAGGGAAGGGGAAAAGGTGAGGGGCTTTTTATAGGAAAAGGTTGCGGGAGCAACGCGacgacccctctctctctctctctctctctctctcttcgttgTGGCGTGAACAAGACTCAAGCTTTTGCCTtatacactctctctctctctctctctctctctctctcctcatatgtttctctctttgaCGCATTTAAACAAATGGGTGGTGATGGGGATTAGGAATTCCCTTGTTGGAAGGAACAGCCACaaacttaattttttcttttttttaaaaaaaagaaaaacaaacgaGTGGGGGGTGAGGGTCATCACTAAATATGGACATGCTGGAGGGGGtgtattgtaaaaaaaaaagagcaatgcTACATATACATCCTAAAGTGGGGTTTATATCTTACACCCACTTCATCCTATGGTTATTTTTGGTACatcttttttgtaaattttacaaaaaaataattcagtTTTTATCAACTCTAAGATTACGGATGTAAGATCTACACCCCTTTTTGGGGTGTACAAGAagcattttctaaaaaaatatataacttgtTTCATTCGTAATAATACCatctttgtaaaaatatttatacagttcttgtaaatataaatttataaaaataaataatttggctaaattttgaaattagagTAACCCTGACCtactcaaatcaaatatattaaaagattagattgtaaaaattagaattttataagattaaatagtcaattcaaaataattcatggttaaaataaattttgtatgattttatctttttttttattttaatggaaAGGAGTTGTAAGGTCAAAATGCTTAGATTAGATAGGGATCGTAACGAGGACGGCAGATGTGGACCGTCAGATCTTAAAACAAGTTACATGTAACTAAGATTTTTAGGATCCAAAACGTGTTCTTTTATGAACATTTGCGCTCTCTTCTTCGTACTGGGGATGTCAATGAATAcagatatctgaaattttatttgaatccaAACTCAAATGAAGCGGATTTATTTGATACTAAAtggatattaatttttagatatggAATTTTTATTGTACCCAaatgaatccgaacccgacccgaacttgtaaataatttatattatataatatatatNtatatatatatatatatatatatatatatatataaatatttgatgttatatttgaatttatattttaaatatttagatttaatgtaatatgttttgaaattgtaaagagaaataattattttgtattcgaattttcgggttcggatttcgaatttttagtCGGGCTCggatttgaatatggatttttaaaatccgtctgATTCAGATTTGGGTTCGAATTTTGGGTTTCGGATTTAGTAGTtagattcgaatttttaaaaatttacccCGAATCCGACGCATTAACATCCCCACTTTTTATTGGTACTGTACTCTGATATAGTTTTGTTTCGTAAAAAGATCATTTGCATGTTGTTGATATATTAGtaaatttatgcattagttTAGACTCAGtgcatgaattttttataattttacatattatgGGCGCTAATTTATTAACaacttagaaggttaatatgcGCAATAATCCGTATACTTGATGATATTGTAACttgattattttaaattttttttacttttatattttaattattgaatttttagGTACTGTGATATTAGcagttttgaaatttatattgaCAGATATATTCACTGAATTTAGTCATTAATAGATTCATTAAATATCATATGCACATcgcaaatttaatattttattatactatattatatattataatttttgactttttagaaaattttacttttaatttgaaatattttgctATCTTGTTTAACAAATGTGTCATTTTAATAGTACACAGTACGATCATTACGaagaaaatttaactttttaatttttttttggtacttgAAAATCAAGAATTCGAACAGTAGTCattaatatatgaaaatttaaaaattattctataaagtacaaaaaaaaaagaaaaagaagaagggttGAGGTACAATATTGGGATAGGTCAAGGactattcatgcattttaaatcGTAAAATATCAATGTAAAAAGAGGGGAGGGGGAAACGTGGTTTATATACGGGGGAATCGTTTCCCTTGGGGATTACTTTTCTTAGgacaaaaatacccttcaaCTTCGGTGGTATTTACGAGAATGTATACGGAGGGGACATGGGCTCGGAGGGGTAGGTCGGGTCATTGGGCGGGACGATGGCGTCATGCTTACAGCTGGTGAGCATCAACGCCTCCGTAGGAGCAGTGAAATGACGGGTTTGCCCTTACGGCTTTACCGATATTACGTGCATGCCCTTATTCAGGTACCATTGTACCATTGCCCTTTCCATTGTGTTATCATTTATTAAAAGAAAGGGACGGATCgggtaaaatttaaaaataaatttaagagtaaaaactataaaatacttttttaaaaaatttgaggcTCATAATTATTGTATTagattttttaggaaaaacttcagataccaccctgccatttcgcactttcttactgtagtatcctgtggtttaaagtgtttcaagttagtatcctgtagttttgcattttctcactttagtaccttatggtttaaagtgtattaagctagtgctctgtgattttatttttattttttgtatcaagttagtatcctgtggtttcatttttatctttttattattcatttcagagtttttttttcgttaaatcagtgacaaagttaaaactaaagggcactaaaatgaatattcgataaacctagatagaatatatgaagttttttatatataatttatcgaaatattaaaccacatgatactaaagtgagaaagtgcgaaattacaaagtactaacttgatacacttaaaccgcatgatattaaagtgagaaagtgcgaaaccacatagtactaatttgatacattttaaactataggatattaaagtgagaaagtgcgaaaccacgggtagtattttaagttttactaattttttaaaatataactttttttgataaaattttgcATTGTCCAACAATAAAGGCTTAATTCAGAAATGTATTCTTCAAAACGTGCGTGTTGCATTGtctcctttttaaaaaaaaaatcaaattgacgatttagtatattttaaataattaaaattaaaatatataatttttttaaattatattaaaatttataaaacaaaTGCAAAATAAATGGTTAAAATCAAAAAGCCAGAGCTATTGATTGCTCTTGATCTAAATAGTGAGCTTATACACAGTTAAACTAAGAAGCACAATATTGTTTAttgttaaaattatc
The nucleotide sequence above comes from Ananas comosus cultivar F153 linkage group 17, ASM154086v1, whole genome shotgun sequence. Encoded proteins:
- the LOC109723394 gene encoding NAC domain-containing protein 83-like, with amino-acid sequence MEKQSVVRHGGGGVVRLPPGFRFHPTDEELVLQYLKRKVLSWPLPAAIIPEVDLSKFDPWVLPGGGEDERYFFNRVEAKYPNGIRSNRATVSGYWKATGKDRQIVGGRFNQVVGMKKFLVFYQGRPPRGTKTDWIMHEYRLSGPESHNPAVSTNGWVLCRIFKKKRATTTEVEIEEQQTPVNPAVFIGLMRRREHPSNPPSPSSSSSDSSCVTDLSDESANGEETSSSCNRSAP